In Nitrospirota bacterium, one genomic interval encodes:
- a CDS encoding type II toxin-antitoxin system HicB family antitoxin, with translation MLTEYIEEALGRARYEIIEDEEPYYGEIKELKGVWATGETLEECRSNLKDVIEGWILLSIKRGLPIPKLGDIEIKEIEGAPV, from the coding sequence ATGTTAACAGAGTATATTGAGGAAGCCTTAGGAAGGGCACGGTATGAGATTATAGAGGATGAAGAGCCATATTATGGCGAGATCAAGGAACTAAAGGGTGTATGGGCAACAGGGGAGACCCTCGAAGAATGTAGAAGTAACCTTAAGGATGTTATAGAAGGCTGGATACTCTTGAGCATTAAAAGAGGGCTGCCGATTCCGAAACTTGGTGATATTGAGATAAAAGAGATCGAGGGAGCCCCTGTATAA